Proteins encoded in a region of the Zea mays cultivar B73 chromosome 2, Zm-B73-REFERENCE-NAM-5.0, whole genome shotgun sequence genome:
- the LOC103646533 gene encoding protein PYRICULARIA ORYZAE RESISTANCE 21 — protein sequence MPATVAITLDLGCCRCKTKIHKILCCLQQRCGFVFDKVVYDKDKVLVSGTFDAMDLVCKLRCKAGHFATKIEIVPPPPPKKDPPPPPPQTAPAAAVGSPQQPVVTSNRPDPPPTCTKALIPYPCPYPYPYPLPCPSPQPRSCHCHSCKPPPCPTPPPPPPRPCPTPPPPCPPPVSVCKCPAWTPCQCRGHPWVVCCEENLQPDGPCAVM from the exons ATGCCGGCGACGGTGGCCATCACGTTGGACCTGGGATGCTGCCGCTGCAAAACCAAGATCCACAAGATCCTCTGCTGCCTCCAAC AACGGTGCGGGTTCGTCTTCGACAAGGTGGTGTACGACAAGGACAAGGTGCTGGTTTCGGGGACCTTCGACGCCATGGACCTCGTCTGCAAGCTCCGCTGCAAGGCCGGACATTTCGCAACCAAAATCGAGATTGTGCCCCCGCCGCCGCCGAAAAAggatccaccaccaccaccaccacaaaCGGCGCCTGCTGCTGCCGTGGGGAGCCCCCAACAGCCCGTAGTAACGAGCAACAGGCCCGATCCGCCACCAACGTGCACAAAAGCGCTCATCCCGTACCCATGCCCGTACCCGTATCCGTACCCGCTCCCGTGCCCAAGTCCACAGCCGCGCTCCTGCCACTGCCACTCCTGCAAGCCGCCGCCATGcccgacaccaccaccaccaccaccacggcCTTGTCCGACACCACCACCGCCATGTCCGCCACCTGTGTCCGTGTGCAAGTGCCCAGCATGGACGCCGTGCCAGTGCCGCGGCCACCCGTGGGTCGTCTGCTGCGAGGAGAACCTACAACCCGACGGCCCCTGCGCTGTCATGTAA